The following proteins are co-located in the Silene latifolia isolate original U9 population chromosome 1, ASM4854445v1, whole genome shotgun sequence genome:
- the LOC141651514 gene encoding uncharacterized protein LOC141651514: MGWLKINVDASVREGIGVGVGAVCRDEEGCVVWGLTEQMREMIDPSEAEALAVYVGLKEAARRGHQHVIIELDCSMVIDALKLQKRGRSEIYLLFDDIHSI, from the coding sequence ATGGGGTGGCTGAAGATTAATGTGGATGCTAGTGTTAGGGAGGGAATTGGTGTTGGTGTAGGGGCCGTTTGCAGAGATGAAGAGGGGTGTGTTGTGTGGGGACTGACGGAGCAGATGAGGGAGATGATTGACCCAAGTGAAGCGGAGGCGTTAGCAGTTTATGTGGGACTTAAGGAGGCTGCTCGTAGAGGACACCAGCACGTCATCATCGAGCTTGATTGCTCGATGGTTATCGATGCTTTGAAGTTGCAGAAGCGTGGTCGAAGCGAAATCTACCTTTTATTTGATGATATTCATAGTATTTGA